A single region of the Mycobacterium avium subsp. avium genome encodes:
- a CDS encoding amylo-alpha-1,6-glucosidase, which translates to MSVATAFNGGAPAQIGSGGDAVTLVEGGTFCLSNRHGDVPVGTSYGLFFRDARVLSRWELRVDGQVAEALSVEATEAFAAQFILRRAPRSGLADSTLLIVRERLVADGLRETISLHNLDKESTVVSLELHADADFADLFAVKEGRAATAGADMHVADGELVLRGRADQVRGLAVSASGDPIVLPGSLNWRVVVPPGGRWQTEVMVQPTWSNRKVRTRIPRGKDIESSAPARKIERWRDTATTVETDHAGLAQVLRQTESDLGALLIHDADGRGRPYVAAGAPWFMTLFGRDSLLTAWMTLPLDVGLSIGTLQRLAALQGRRVDALTEEEPGRIMHEIRRGPASADVLGGSVYYGTADATPLFVMLLAESWRWGADEAVIRSLLPAADAALAWAEQYGDRDGDGFVEYRRATDRGLINQGWKDSFNGINDAKGRVAEPPIALCEVQGYVYAALLARAELAEGMGELAQAAQLRERAQALRTRFGEAFWLPDRGWYAVALDGRKDRVDALTSNVGHCLWTGIATDEHAAAIVERLAGEAMDSGFGLRTLATTMGAYNPMSYHNGSVWPHDTAITVSGLLRYGHIPGALALAERLATGLLDAAAAFGGRLPELFCGFPRSQFASPVPYPTSCSPQAWASAAPLLLLRSFLGLDPHVPNRALTVTPHLPAEWGRIALSNLRLGATTVQLEAEGETVKVQGLGDDWQLVTP; encoded by the coding sequence ATGAGCGTGGCGACGGCCTTCAACGGCGGCGCGCCGGCGCAGATCGGGTCCGGCGGCGACGCCGTGACCCTGGTCGAGGGTGGAACGTTCTGCCTGTCCAACCGGCACGGCGACGTGCCGGTCGGCACCTCCTACGGCCTGTTCTTCCGGGACGCGCGGGTGCTGTCCCGGTGGGAGCTGCGGGTGGACGGCCAAGTCGCCGAGGCGTTGTCGGTGGAGGCGACGGAGGCGTTCGCCGCCCAGTTCATCCTGCGCCGGGCACCGCGGTCGGGACTCGCCGACAGCACCCTGTTGATCGTGCGCGAGCGCTTGGTCGCCGACGGGCTGCGGGAAACCATTTCGCTGCACAACCTCGACAAGGAAAGCACGGTGGTGTCCCTGGAGCTGCACGCCGACGCCGACTTCGCCGACCTGTTCGCGGTGAAGGAGGGGCGGGCGGCCACGGCCGGGGCCGACATGCACGTCGCCGACGGGGAACTGGTGTTGCGGGGCCGCGCCGACCAGGTGCGCGGCCTGGCCGTGTCGGCCAGCGGCGACCCGATCGTATTGCCCGGCTCGCTGAATTGGCGGGTGGTGGTTCCGCCGGGGGGCCGCTGGCAGACCGAGGTCATGGTCCAGCCGACGTGGTCGAATCGCAAGGTGCGGACCCGCATTCCGCGTGGCAAGGACATCGAGTCCAGCGCGCCGGCCCGCAAGATCGAGAGATGGCGGGACACCGCGACCACGGTCGAGACCGACCACGCCGGGCTGGCGCAGGTGTTGCGGCAGACCGAAAGTGACTTGGGCGCCTTGCTGATTCACGACGCCGACGGCCGGGGCCGGCCGTACGTCGCCGCCGGTGCGCCGTGGTTCATGACGTTGTTCGGCCGGGACAGCCTGCTGACCGCGTGGATGACCCTGCCGCTGGACGTGGGGCTCTCGATCGGCACGCTGCAGCGGCTGGCGGCCCTGCAGGGGCGGCGCGTCGACGCCCTCACCGAGGAGGAGCCGGGCCGCATCATGCACGAGATCCGCCGCGGACCGGCCAGCGCGGACGTGTTGGGCGGCAGCGTCTATTACGGCACGGCCGACGCCACCCCGCTGTTCGTCATGCTGCTGGCCGAGAGCTGGCGGTGGGGCGCCGACGAGGCGGTCATCCGGTCGTTGCTGCCCGCGGCCGACGCCGCGCTCGCTTGGGCGGAGCAGTACGGGGACCGCGACGGCGACGGTTTCGTCGAATACCGGCGCGCCACCGACCGCGGCCTGATCAACCAGGGCTGGAAGGACAGCTTCAACGGCATCAACGACGCCAAGGGCCGGGTCGCGGAACCGCCGATCGCGCTGTGCGAGGTGCAGGGCTACGTCTACGCCGCGCTGCTCGCGCGGGCCGAACTCGCCGAGGGCATGGGCGAATTGGCGCAGGCGGCGCAGCTTCGTGAGCGTGCGCAGGCGTTGCGGACCCGATTCGGCGAGGCGTTCTGGCTGCCCGACCGCGGCTGGTATGCCGTCGCCCTGGACGGGCGCAAGGACCGCGTCGACGCGTTGACGAGCAACGTCGGCCACTGCCTGTGGACGGGCATCGCCACCGACGAGCATGCGGCCGCCATCGTGGAACGGTTGGCCGGCGAGGCGATGGACTCGGGATTCGGGCTGCGCACCCTGGCCACCACCATGGGCGCGTACAACCCGATGAGCTACCACAACGGCTCGGTGTGGCCGCACGACACCGCCATCACGGTGTCCGGCTTGCTGCGCTACGGGCACATCCCGGGAGCACTGGCTCTGGCCGAGCGTCTGGCGACGGGCCTCCTCGATGCGGCAGCGGCGTTCGGCGGGCGGCTGCCCGAATTGTTCTGCGGCTTCCCGCGTTCCCAGTTCGCCTCGCCGGTGCCCTATCCCACGTCGTGTTCGCCGCAAGCGTGGGCCAGCGCCGCGCCGCTGCTGTTGCTGCGGTCGTTTCTGGGACTCGACCCGCACGTGCCGAACCGCGCCCTGACGGTGACGCCGCACCTGCCGGCGGAGTGGGGCCGGATCGCGTTGTCCAACCTGCGCCTCGGCGCCACCACCGTGCAGCTCGAAGCCGAGGGCGAGACGGTCAAGGTGCAGGGCCTGGGCGACGATTGGCAGCTGGTGACGCCGTAG
- a CDS encoding glycosyltransferase family 4 protein, giving the protein MRGADFVLPTDVPEAGRPLRIVLVAPPYFDVPPDGYGGVEAVVADLADMLVARGHQVTLLGAGEPGTAARFIPLWDRTVPERLGEPYPEIMHALKVRSAITRIAKEDGVDIVHDHTFAGPMNAPIYQGLGVPTVVTVHGPIDDDLHPYYRELSGDVGLVAISDRQRQLAPELNWVGRVHNALRIDEWPFETEKHDYALFLGRYAPYKGAHLALRAAHEAGIPLVLAGKCSEPSEKEYFEDCVRPLLTDNDHVFGEADAVSKRKLLSRARCLLFPIQWEEPFGIVMIEAMVCGTPVVALRGGAVSEVVADGVTGVVCDHPDELPGAIARAQTLDPHACRRHVAANFAVAQFGSAYEAIYRNVLQHATAAPRRMRSTGLVESIETGRRACDFRQKAPA; this is encoded by the coding sequence ATGCGCGGCGCTGATTTCGTGTTGCCGACCGATGTCCCGGAAGCCGGCCGACCGCTGCGGATCGTGCTCGTCGCCCCGCCGTATTTCGACGTCCCGCCGGACGGGTACGGCGGCGTGGAGGCCGTCGTGGCCGATCTCGCCGACATGCTGGTGGCCCGCGGACACCAGGTCACCCTGCTCGGCGCCGGCGAACCGGGCACGGCGGCCAGGTTCATCCCGCTGTGGGACCGGACCGTGCCCGAGCGGCTGGGTGAGCCCTACCCCGAGATCATGCACGCGCTGAAGGTGCGCAGCGCCATCACCCGGATCGCCAAAGAGGACGGCGTCGACATCGTGCACGACCACACCTTTGCCGGGCCGATGAACGCCCCGATCTACCAGGGGCTGGGCGTGCCCACGGTGGTCACCGTGCACGGCCCGATCGACGACGACCTGCATCCCTACTACCGCGAGCTCAGTGGTGACGTCGGCCTGGTGGCCATCAGCGACCGTCAGCGGCAGCTGGCTCCGGAGCTGAATTGGGTTGGCCGCGTACACAATGCGCTGCGCATCGACGAGTGGCCGTTCGAGACCGAAAAGCATGACTACGCACTGTTTTTGGGCCGGTATGCGCCGTACAAGGGTGCGCACCTGGCGCTGCGGGCCGCGCACGAGGCCGGCATCCCGCTGGTACTGGCCGGCAAATGCAGTGAGCCGTCGGAAAAGGAGTACTTCGAGGACTGCGTGCGGCCGCTGCTCACCGACAACGACCACGTGTTCGGCGAGGCCGACGCGGTCAGCAAGCGAAAGCTGTTGTCGCGCGCCCGTTGCCTGCTGTTCCCGATCCAGTGGGAGGAGCCGTTCGGCATCGTGATGATCGAGGCGATGGTCTGTGGTACGCCCGTCGTCGCCCTGCGCGGCGGCGCGGTCTCGGAGGTGGTCGCCGACGGGGTCACGGGCGTGGTCTGCGATCACCCGGACGAACTGCCCGGGGCCATCGCCCGGGCCCAGACCCTGGACCCGCACGCATGCCGGCGCCACGTCGCCGCGAATTTCGCTGTGGCACAGTTCGGTTCGGCGTACGAAGCCATCTACCGCAACGTGCTGCAGCATGCGACGGCGGCGCCGCGCCGGATGCGCAGCACCGGCCTGGTGGAATCGATCGAAACCGGAAGGCGCGCCTGCGACTTCAGGCAGAAGGCACCGGCATGA
- a CDS encoding MFS transporter, with the protein MTATPRACNRDRVALQAVHFFMADMEAGMGPFLGVLLQSRGWTTGAIGAAMTLGAIVGMVTVAPAGALVDATRHKRGCVIVVGLAAVAASAVILTSRQFWTVATAQAVMCISGATIAPAMVGITLGVVGQAAFTRQNGRNQAYNHAGNMAGAALGGVAGWVFGYAGIFWLAAGFAVATIAAVLAIPAGDIDHHVARGEARAAGEAPVKAMRVLARSRPLLVLAAAMVLFHLGNAAMLPLYGLAVVATHANPFTTVASTVVVAQAVMVPASLLAMRIAATRGYWPAILIALTALPVRGVLAASVITSWGVIPVQVLDGIGAGMLSVAVPGLVARILDGTGHINVGQGAVMAAQGLGGALSPVLGGAVAQHLGFRAAFLLLAGLSLGALIIWVAFAPMLRRAARLPAAPSDRAGAPPTATADNQAK; encoded by the coding sequence ATGACGGCGACGCCGCGGGCCTGCAACCGGGACCGGGTCGCGCTGCAGGCCGTGCACTTCTTCATGGCCGACATGGAGGCCGGCATGGGCCCGTTCCTGGGCGTGCTGCTGCAAAGCCGCGGCTGGACCACGGGCGCCATCGGCGCGGCGATGACGCTGGGCGCGATCGTCGGCATGGTCACGGTGGCCCCCGCGGGTGCACTCGTCGACGCCACCCGGCACAAACGCGGCTGCGTCATCGTCGTCGGGCTGGCCGCCGTCGCCGCCTCGGCGGTGATCCTGACCTCCCGGCAGTTCTGGACGGTCGCCACCGCGCAGGCCGTCATGTGCATCTCCGGGGCGACGATCGCCCCCGCGATGGTCGGCATCACCCTCGGGGTGGTCGGCCAGGCCGCGTTCACCCGGCAGAACGGTCGCAACCAGGCCTACAACCATGCCGGCAACATGGCGGGCGCCGCCCTCGGCGGGGTGGCCGGCTGGGTGTTCGGCTACGCCGGAATCTTCTGGCTCGCTGCGGGTTTCGCGGTCGCGACCATCGCGGCGGTGCTGGCCATCCCGGCCGGCGACATCGACCACCACGTCGCCCGCGGCGAGGCGCGGGCCGCCGGCGAGGCCCCGGTCAAGGCGATGCGGGTGCTGGCGCGGTCCCGCCCGCTGCTGGTGCTCGCGGCGGCCATGGTGCTCTTCCACCTGGGCAACGCGGCGATGCTGCCGCTGTACGGCCTGGCCGTCGTCGCTACCCACGCCAACCCGTTCACCACCGTGGCCAGCACCGTCGTCGTCGCCCAGGCCGTGATGGTCCCCGCCTCGCTGCTCGCCATGAGAATCGCGGCGACGCGCGGCTATTGGCCCGCGATCCTGATCGCGCTGACCGCGCTGCCGGTCCGCGGTGTGCTCGCCGCCAGCGTCATCACCAGCTGGGGGGTGATCCCGGTGCAGGTGCTCGACGGCATCGGCGCCGGCATGCTGTCGGTGGCGGTGCCGGGCCTGGTGGCCCGCATCCTGGACGGCACCGGCCACATCAACGTCGGTCAGGGCGCCGTCATGGCCGCCCAGGGGTTGGGCGGCGCCCTCAGCCCGGTGCTGGGCGGGGCCGTCGCCCAACATCTGGGTTTCCGCGCCGCCTTCTTGTTGCTGGCCGGGCTGTCGCTGGGCGCGCTGATCATCTGGGTCGCGTTCGCCCCGATGCTGCGCCGCGCGGCCCGGTTGCCCGCCGCGCCATCCGACCGGGCCGGTGCTCCTCCCACAGCCACGGCCGACAATCAGGCAAAATAG
- the prrA gene encoding two-component system response regulator PrrA, with translation MGGMDTAASSPRVLVVDDDSDVLASLERGLRLSGFEVSTAVDGAEALRSATETRPDAIVLDINMPVLDGVSVVTALRAMDNDVPVCVLSARSSVDDRVAGLEAGADDYLVKPFVLAELVARVKALLRRRGATATSSSETITVGPLEVDIPGRRARVNGVDVDLTKREFDLLAVLAEHKTAVLSRAQLLELVWGYDFAADTNVVDVFIGYLRRKLEANGGPRLLHTVRGVGFVLRMQ, from the coding sequence ATAGGCGGCATGGACACAGCAGCTAGCTCACCGCGGGTCTTGGTCGTCGACGACGACTCCGATGTGCTCGCGTCGCTGGAACGTGGCCTGCGACTGTCCGGATTCGAGGTGTCCACCGCGGTCGACGGCGCCGAGGCGCTGCGCAGCGCCACCGAGACACGCCCGGACGCGATCGTGCTCGACATCAACATGCCGGTGCTGGACGGCGTCAGCGTCGTCACCGCGCTGCGCGCCATGGACAACGACGTCCCCGTCTGCGTGCTGTCGGCCCGCAGCTCGGTCGACGACCGGGTGGCGGGCCTGGAGGCCGGGGCCGACGACTACCTGGTCAAGCCGTTCGTGCTGGCCGAGCTGGTCGCGCGGGTCAAGGCGCTGCTGCGCCGCCGCGGCGCCACCGCCACCTCCTCGTCGGAAACCATCACGGTGGGTCCGCTGGAGGTCGACATCCCCGGCCGCCGCGCCCGGGTCAACGGCGTCGACGTCGATTTGACCAAGCGGGAGTTCGACCTGCTGGCGGTCCTGGCCGAGCACAAGACCGCCGTGCTGTCCCGCGCACAACTGCTGGAGCTGGTGTGGGGCTATGACTTCGCCGCCGACACCAACGTCGTCGACGTGTTCATCGGATACCTGCGCCGCAAGCTCGAGGCCAACGGCGGGCCCCGGCTGCTGCACACCGTCCGCGGAGTGGGATTCGTGCTGCGCATGCAGTAA
- a CDS encoding sensor histidine kinase: protein MKLLSRIVTRTPSLRARVAVATAIGTAIVVVIAGAVVWFGITSAWRERLDRRLDETAGFAIPFLPRGLNEIPRSPKDQDTVITVRRDGQVKSNSDVTLPPMEEGYADTYIDGVRYRVRTVEVRTPQPATVEVGATYDDTIAQTNNLHRRVILICALSIGAAAVFAWLLAAFAVRPFKRLAQQARSIDADERPQVAVRGASEAVEIAEAMRGMLQRIWKEQDRTKEALASARDFSAVTAHELRSPLTAMRTNLEVLSTLDMPDEQRKEVLGDVIRTQSRIEATLTALERLAQGELSTSEDHVPVDITELLDRAAHDAMRIYPGLDVSLVPSPTCIIVGLPAGLRLAVDNAIANAVKHGGATRVQLSAVSSRAGVEIAVDDNGSGVPEDERQVVFDRFSRGSTASQSGSGLGLALVAQQAQLHGGTAALENSPLGGARLVLRLPGPS, encoded by the coding sequence ATGAAGTTGTTGTCCCGGATCGTGACCCGCACGCCGTCGCTGCGGGCCCGGGTCGCGGTCGCGACGGCCATCGGCACCGCCATCGTGGTGGTCATCGCCGGCGCGGTGGTGTGGTTCGGCATCACCAGCGCGTGGCGGGAGCGCCTCGATCGCCGGCTGGACGAGACGGCCGGCTTCGCGATTCCCTTCCTGCCCCGCGGGCTCAACGAGATCCCGCGATCGCCCAAGGACCAGGACACCGTCATCACGGTGCGCCGCGACGGGCAGGTCAAGTCCAACTCGGATGTCACGCTGCCGCCGATGGAAGAGGGCTACGCCGACACCTACATCGACGGGGTGCGCTACCGGGTGCGCACGGTGGAGGTCCGCACGCCCCAGCCGGCGACGGTGGAGGTGGGCGCGACGTACGACGACACCATCGCCCAGACCAACAACCTGCATCGGCGGGTGATCCTGATCTGCGCGCTGTCGATCGGCGCGGCGGCGGTATTCGCTTGGCTGCTGGCGGCTTTCGCGGTGCGGCCGTTCAAGCGGTTGGCCCAGCAGGCCCGCTCGATCGACGCCGACGAGCGGCCGCAGGTGGCGGTGCGCGGCGCCAGCGAGGCCGTCGAGATCGCCGAGGCGATGCGCGGCATGCTGCAACGCATCTGGAAGGAGCAGGACCGCACCAAGGAGGCGCTGGCGTCGGCCCGCGACTTCTCGGCGGTGACCGCCCACGAGCTGCGCAGTCCGCTGACCGCGATGCGCACCAACCTCGAAGTGCTGTCCACCCTGGACATGCCCGACGAGCAACGCAAAGAGGTGCTGGGCGACGTCATCCGCACGCAGTCGCGCATCGAGGCCACCCTGACCGCCCTCGAGCGGCTGGCCCAGGGCGAGCTGTCGACGTCCGAGGACCATGTGCCGGTTGACATCACCGAGCTGCTCGACCGCGCCGCCCACGACGCCATGCGCATCTACCCCGGCCTCGACGTTTCGCTGGTGCCCTCCCCCACCTGCATCATCGTCGGGCTGCCGGCCGGATTGCGGCTGGCCGTGGACAACGCGATCGCCAACGCCGTCAAGCACGGCGGCGCCACCCGGGTGCAGCTGTCGGCGGTCAGCTCCCGGGCCGGGGTCGAGATCGCCGTCGACGACAACGGCAGCGGGGTACCCGAGGACGAGCGGCAGGTGGTGTTCGATCGGTTCTCCCGCGGATCGACGGCCTCGCAGTCCGGGTCGGGCCTGGGATTGGCGCTGGTGGCCCAGCAGGCCCAGCTGCACGGCGGGACGGCCGCGCTAGAAAACAGCCCGCTGGGCGGTGCCCGGCTGGTCCTGCGCCTGCCCGGGCCCAGCTAG
- a CDS encoding DUF2630 family protein — MTDGSKPSENDTLARIRDLVAQEKTLRAQLQRGDIDTSEEHDRLRRVEVELDQCWDLLRQRRALRESGGDPREAQVRPPDEVEGYLS, encoded by the coding sequence ATGACCGACGGCAGTAAACCGAGCGAAAACGACACCCTGGCGCGCATCCGCGACCTGGTGGCCCAGGAGAAAACGTTGCGGGCCCAGCTGCAGCGCGGTGACATCGACACCTCCGAAGAACATGACCGCCTGCGGCGGGTCGAGGTCGAACTCGACCAGTGCTGGGATCTGCTTCGGCAACGCCGGGCCCTGCGGGAAAGCGGCGGCGACCCGCGCGAGGCCCAGGTCCGCCCGCCCGACGAGGTCGAGGGCTACCTGAGCTGA
- a CDS encoding phytoene desaturase family protein, with product MSGRPVTVDAVVIGGGHNGLVAAAYLARAGLRVRLLERLGQVGGAAVSAHAFDGVGVRVSRYSYLVSLLPPRIIDDLGARVRLARRRFSSYTPDPATGGARGLLIGAPGNPFAAVGAAGDAPGFAAFYRRCRLVTERLWPTLLEPLRSRRHARRHVVDGGGAGARAAWRALVEEPIGAAIADAVGNDLVRGVIATDALIGTFARLDDPSLTQNVCFLYHVLGGGTGDWDVPVGGMGALTTALATAAVRHGAEILTGAEVFAVDPSGAVRYRSGDDEHVVRARFVLAGVTPTVLAGLLGQHPAPAAAGAQVKVNMALRRLPRLADGGVTPEQAFAGTFHVNETWTQLDTAYARAAAGQVPNPLPCEAYCHSLADPSILSDDLRAAGAHTMTVFGLHTPHALARGADPDTLRGRLTDRVLASLNSVLAEPIQELLLTDARGRPCIETTTTADLERTLNMSGGNIFHGGLDWPFADDDDPLDTPARQWGVATAHERIMLCGSGARRGGAVSGIGGHNAAMAVLSSLSSR from the coding sequence CTGAGCGGCCGGCCGGTAACAGTCGACGCGGTGGTCATCGGTGGCGGCCACAACGGCCTGGTCGCGGCCGCGTACCTGGCCCGGGCGGGCCTTCGGGTGCGGCTGCTGGAACGGCTGGGGCAAGTCGGCGGCGCGGCCGTGTCGGCGCACGCCTTCGACGGTGTCGGGGTGCGGGTGTCGCGCTACTCCTATCTGGTCAGTCTGCTGCCGCCACGCATCATCGACGACCTGGGCGCGCGGGTGCGGCTGGCCCGGCGGCGGTTTTCCTCGTACACGCCCGACCCCGCGACCGGCGGCGCCCGCGGGTTGCTGATCGGCGCGCCCGGCAACCCGTTCGCCGCCGTCGGTGCCGCCGGGGACGCGCCCGGGTTCGCCGCGTTCTACCGACGCTGCCGGCTGGTGACCGAACGGCTGTGGCCGACGCTGCTCGAACCGCTGCGCAGCCGCCGGCACGCGCGCCGGCATGTGGTCGACGGCGGCGGTGCCGGCGCGCGGGCCGCCTGGCGGGCCCTGGTCGAGGAGCCGATCGGCGCCGCCATCGCCGATGCGGTGGGCAACGACCTGGTTCGCGGGGTGATCGCCACCGACGCGCTGATCGGCACGTTCGCCCGCCTCGACGACCCGTCGCTGACGCAGAACGTCTGCTTCCTCTATCACGTGCTGGGCGGCGGCACCGGCGACTGGGACGTCCCGGTCGGCGGGATGGGCGCGCTGACCACCGCCCTGGCCACCGCCGCCGTCCGACACGGCGCCGAAATCCTCACCGGCGCAGAGGTTTTCGCCGTCGACCCGAGCGGCGCGGTACGTTATCGCAGCGGCGACGACGAGCACGTGGTTCGGGCCCGGTTCGTGCTTGCCGGGGTGACCCCGACGGTGCTGGCCGGCCTGCTCGGCCAACACCCCGCACCGGCGGCCGCCGGCGCGCAGGTCAAGGTGAACATGGCGCTGCGGCGGCTGCCCCGCTTGGCCGACGGCGGCGTCACCCCCGAGCAGGCCTTCGCCGGGACGTTCCACGTCAACGAAACCTGGACCCAGCTGGACACCGCCTACGCCCGGGCCGCCGCGGGGCAGGTCCCGAATCCGTTGCCGTGCGAGGCGTATTGCCATTCGCTGGCCGACCCCAGCATCCTGTCGGACGACCTGCGCGCCGCGGGCGCCCACACGATGACGGTGTTCGGCCTGCACACCCCGCACGCGCTGGCGCGCGGCGCCGACCCCGACACGCTGCGCGGCCGGCTCACCGACCGGGTGCTGGCCTCACTGAATTCCGTTCTGGCCGAACCGATTCAAGAGCTGTTGCTGACCGATGCGCGGGGCCGTCCGTGCATCGAGACCACCACCACCGCGGACCTGGAACGCACCCTGAACATGAGTGGCGGCAACATCTTCCACGGCGGCCTGGACTGGCCGTTCGCCGACGACGACGACCCGCTGGACACCCCGGCGCGGCAATGGGGCGTGGCCACCGCTCACGAACGAATCATGTTGTGCGGCTCGGGCGCCCGGCGCGGCGGGGCGGTGTCGGGCATCGGCGGCCACAACGCCGCGATGGCGGTGCTGTCCTCCCTGTCCTCCCGGTGA
- a CDS encoding citrate synthase — MADTDDIATLKYPGGETDLEIVSATEGADGIALGSLLSKTGYTTFDNGFVNTASCKSAITYIDGDAGILRYRGYPIEQLAEKSTFLEVSYLLIYGELPDKDQLAEFTKRIQLHTMLHEDLKRFFDGFPRNAHPMPVLSSAVNALSAYYPDSLDPMDTEDVELSTIRLLAKLPTIAAYAYKKSVGQPFLYPDNKLSLVENFLRMTFGLPAEPYQADPEVVRALDMLLILHADHEQNCSTSTVRLVGSSQANLFTSISGGINALWGPLHGGANQAVLEMLEKIRQSDDDVSEFVRKVKNREAGVKLMGFGHRVYKNYDPRARIVKEQADKILAKLGGDDDLLDIAKQLEEAALTDEYFIERKLYPNVDFYTGLIYRALGFPTRMFTVLFALGRLPGWIAHWREMHDEGDSKIGRPRQIYTGYTERDYVTIDAR; from the coding sequence GTGGCCGACACCGACGACATCGCCACTTTGAAGTACCCGGGCGGGGAAACCGACCTGGAGATCGTCAGCGCCACCGAGGGCGCCGACGGCATCGCGCTGGGTTCGCTGTTGTCCAAGACCGGCTACACCACCTTCGACAACGGCTTCGTCAACACCGCCTCGTGCAAGAGCGCGATCACCTACATCGACGGCGACGCCGGCATCCTGCGCTACCGCGGCTACCCGATCGAGCAACTGGCCGAGAAGTCGACCTTCCTCGAGGTGAGCTACCTGTTGATCTACGGCGAGCTGCCGGACAAGGACCAGCTGGCCGAGTTCACCAAGCGGATCCAGCTGCACACCATGCTGCACGAGGACCTGAAGCGGTTCTTCGACGGCTTCCCCCGCAACGCCCACCCGATGCCGGTACTGTCCAGTGCCGTCAACGCGCTGTCCGCCTACTACCCCGATTCGCTGGACCCGATGGACACCGAGGACGTCGAGCTGTCCACGATCCGGTTGCTGGCCAAGCTGCCGACCATCGCCGCGTACGCCTACAAGAAGTCGGTCGGCCAGCCCTTCCTCTACCCGGACAACAAGCTGAGCCTGGTGGAGAACTTCCTGCGCATGACGTTCGGCCTGCCCGCCGAGCCGTATCAGGCCGACCCCGAGGTGGTCCGCGCGCTGGACATGCTGCTGATCCTGCACGCCGACCACGAACAGAACTGCTCGACGTCGACGGTCCGGCTGGTGGGGTCCTCCCAGGCCAACCTGTTCACCTCCATCTCCGGCGGCATCAACGCGCTGTGGGGGCCGCTGCACGGCGGGGCCAACCAGGCGGTGCTCGAGATGCTGGAGAAGATCCGCCAAAGCGACGACGACGTCAGCGAATTCGTGCGCAAGGTGAAGAACCGCGAGGCCGGGGTGAAGCTGATGGGCTTCGGTCACCGGGTGTACAAGAACTACGACCCGCGGGCGCGCATCGTCAAGGAACAGGCCGACAAGATCCTGGCCAAGCTCGGCGGCGACGACGACCTGCTCGACATCGCCAAGCAACTCGAAGAGGCCGCGCTGACCGACGAGTACTTCATCGAGCGCAAGCTGTACCCCAACGTCGACTTCTACACCGGCCTGATCTACCGGGCGCTGGGCTTCCCGACCCGGATGTTCACCGTGCTGTTCGCGCTGGGGCGCCTGCCCGGCTGGATCGCGCACTGGCGCGAGATGCACGACGAGGGCGACAGCAAGATCGGCCGCCCGCGCCAGATCTACACCGGCTACACCGAGCGCGACTACGTCACCATCGACGCCCGCTAG
- the pdxH gene encoding pyridoxamine 5'-phosphate oxidase, producing the protein MRVEYGSVEKDGSPDLDVDWLDDGWVALLRKWIDDAERAGAAEPNAMVLATVTPDGRPASRTVLCKSLDETGITFFTNYDSAKADDLAATPYAAVTFPWYQLGRQVHLRGPVSKVTAQVTEDYWSKRPRGSQLGAWASQQSRPIASRAALLEQLAQVTARFADHERVPVPPGWGGYLIAADVVEFWQGRENRLHNRIRVTGNRVERLQP; encoded by the coding sequence ATGCGTGTGGAATACGGATCGGTGGAAAAGGACGGCAGCCCGGATCTGGACGTCGACTGGCTCGACGACGGCTGGGTTGCGTTGTTGCGCAAGTGGATCGACGACGCCGAGCGCGCCGGGGCGGCCGAGCCCAACGCGATGGTGCTGGCCACCGTCACCCCCGACGGCAGGCCGGCCAGCCGAACGGTGCTGTGCAAGAGCCTGGACGAGACGGGAATCACTTTTTTCACCAACTATGACTCGGCCAAGGCCGACGATCTGGCGGCGACGCCGTACGCCGCGGTGACGTTCCCCTGGTACCAGCTGGGTCGGCAGGTCCACCTGCGCGGGCCGGTGAGCAAAGTCACGGCCCAGGTCACCGAGGACTACTGGTCCAAGCGACCGCGCGGGTCGCAGCTGGGCGCCTGGGCGTCGCAGCAGTCCCGGCCGATCGCCTCCCGCGCGGCCCTGCTGGAGCAGCTGGCGCAGGTGACGGCCCGCTTCGCCGACCACGAGCGGGTGCCGGTGCCGCCGGGCTGGGGCGGCTACCTCATCGCCGCCGACGTGGTGGAGTTCTGGCAGGGGCGGGAAAACCGGTTGCACAACCGCATCCGGGTCACCGGCAACCGGGTGGAGCGTCTGCAGCCGTAG